The Stygiolobus azoricus genome window below encodes:
- a CDS encoding 50S ribosomal protein L13e, whose translation MELRPIVKRPNYHFEYKYERKETKEGRGFSLGEIKEAKLTLPQAKKLNIRIDKRRKSVHKENVDALVKYVESINKKQEEKSNSGGKKQ comes from the coding sequence ATGGAGCTTAGGCCTATCGTCAAGAGGCCTAACTACCATTTCGAGTATAAGTATGAGAGAAAGGAAACTAAAGAAGGAAGGGGGTTTAGCCTAGGCGAAATAAAGGAAGCAAAGCTCACTTTACCACAAGCTAAGAAATTAAATATAAGAATTGATAAGAGGAGGAAAAGTGTTCACAAAGAGAACGTAGATGCATTAGTAAAATATGTTGAAAGTATTAACAAAAAACAAGAGGAGAAGAGCAATAGTGGAGGAAAGAAACAGTAA
- a CDS encoding DUF2258 domain-containing protein encodes MAEEYSRDLERAEEYEQTTARATALGKNKMELSTGLIIAARYADKLRRVALVAFSKMVPKEVIIRDIAELNKQLYDKIVNEMKLDKLSVIKIIVDAEYDEQNNKLVFSNLRILRYYNEDEIKTLCKSYEDKIKALEDDIQNFKTKVAQIEQLLKSME; translated from the coding sequence ATGGCAGAGGAATATTCAAGAGATCTTGAAAGAGCAGAAGAGTACGAGCAAACTACAGCTAGAGCAACAGCTCTAGGAAAAAACAAGATGGAATTAAGTACTGGGCTTATTATAGCTGCCAGATATGCAGACAAACTCAGGAGAGTCGCTCTAGTAGCTTTCAGTAAAATGGTTCCAAAGGAAGTAATTATTAGAGACATCGCAGAGTTAAATAAACAACTCTACGACAAAATCGTTAATGAAATGAAGCTTGACAAGCTTAGCGTGATTAAGATTATAGTAGATGCGGAATATGACGAACAGAATAATAAGTTAGTATTCTCTAATTTGAGGATTTTAAGGTATTATAATGAAGATGAAATTAAAACATTGTGTAAGAGTTATGAAGATAAGATAAAAGCATTAGAGGACGATATTCAGAACTTCAAGACAAAAGTAGCTCAAATAGAACAACTCCTGAAGTCAATGGAGTAA
- a CDS encoding SPFH domain-containing protein, whose amino-acid sequence MSISIRGQVISTELDNGSSAMAQDVIIFRYPKENITSKSIIIVQPTEKCVVVIQGQIAAELPPGTHNIQSPANPVSAFLSKFRYNQLPYDTIVYFVSTTRHEVRLTGVSQTDDLVPLEYEVAVYFRVQNPSLLITNVQFGAQFFRDADLAAYISPIVDQEVSQVLNHVKLIEVFKKFGDITTAVTAGLKTFLSEIGIELISVRMIKLIPQDPELRRILQLRDLGIEIYDAVRLGLARLLAEKSDPASVNMALGIPYFPELSTIVVSGAPYTTTGVMLGNQGGNTPGGQSSGGTNPSLFQAAIKQVFGDVKTSGTKNDEQ is encoded by the coding sequence ATGTCAATTTCAATAAGAGGTCAGGTAATTTCTACTGAATTAGATAACGGATCTTCAGCAATGGCTCAGGATGTAATAATTTTCAGATATCCTAAAGAAAATATTACCTCAAAATCTATAATAATAGTACAACCAACTGAGAAATGTGTAGTGGTGATCCAAGGTCAAATAGCTGCTGAACTACCACCTGGAACTCATAACATACAATCACCAGCAAATCCGGTCTCAGCGTTTCTTTCTAAGTTCAGATATAACCAACTACCTTATGACACCATAGTATATTTCGTTTCTACTACACGACATGAAGTTAGGTTAACAGGTGTTAGTCAAACAGACGACCTTGTACCACTAGAATACGAAGTAGCTGTATATTTCAGAGTCCAGAACCCCTCATTGCTAATAACTAACGTTCAGTTCGGTGCTCAGTTTTTCAGAGACGCTGATCTAGCAGCCTATATATCACCCATAGTAGACCAAGAGGTAAGTCAAGTGTTAAATCATGTGAAGCTAATCGAAGTATTCAAGAAGTTTGGCGATATAACTACTGCCGTAACAGCCGGTCTCAAAACGTTCTTATCTGAGATAGGAATCGAGTTAATATCAGTAAGAATGATAAAGCTAATCCCTCAAGATCCCGAGCTCAGAAGGATCTTACAATTGAGAGATCTAGGTATTGAAATATACGATGCAGTAAGGTTAGGATTAGCGAGGCTTCTTGCTGAGAAAAGCGACCCTGCAAGCGTAAACATGGCTTTAGGCATACCTTATTTCCCAGAATTATCAACAATAGTAGTTAGCGGTGCACCGTACACTACAACCGGAGTAATGCTAGGGAATCAAGGAGGAAATACGCCAGGTGGACAATCCTCTGGAGGAACGAACCCCTCACTGTTCCAGGCGGCGATAAAACAAGTCTTCGGCGACGTAAAGACCAGTGGGACTAAAAATGATGAACAGTAG